The following coding sequences are from one Salvia hispanica cultivar TCC Black 2014 chromosome 3, UniMelb_Shisp_WGS_1.0, whole genome shotgun sequence window:
- the LOC125210828 gene encoding peptidyl-prolyl cis-trans isomerase CYP21-4-like isoform X1 — translation MARIKPQALLQQSKKKKGPSGVSVVTIAIYGMVVVVMTFFLFASYRHWAQRSAYPTEDTFSSTEHDSSFGDSKKTDIPKYAVIQTSKGSVTVELYKEGSPEVVYEFVQACQNGRFKGMLFNRVIKNFVIQGGDVNRPGTTEDWTSRGKHYNQLDKSLKHEAFMLGTSKAKPDGEVFDLFITTAPIPDLNEKINVFGRVIKGEDVVQEIEEADTDEHYRPKTPIGITDVTLKTE, via the exons ATGGCGAGGATCAAACCTCAAGCTCTCTTACAACAGagtaagaagaagaagggccCGAGTGGAGTCAGTGTTGTCACAATTGCAATTTACGGCATGGTGGTTGTTGTCATGacgttttttctttttgcttcATACAGACACTGGGCTCAAAG GTCAGCATATCCGACAGAGGATACGTTCTCAAGTACAGAG CATGATAGTTCATTTGGAGATTCAAAGAAAACTGATATCCCCAAATATGCT GTAATACAAACCTCAAAAGGCTCGGTTACTGTCGAACTCTACAAGGAAGGCTCTCCTGAAGTTGTTTACGAATTTGTTCAGGCGTG CCAAAATGGCCGCTTCAAAGGAATGCTCTTCAATCGTGTAATAAAGAACTTTGTAATTCAAGGAGGTGATGTCAATAGACCCGGAACCACTGAAGATTGGACTTCTAGGGGAAAGCATTACAATCAACTCGATAAAAG CCTTAAGCATGAAGCATTTATGCTGGGCACTTCCAAGGCAAAACCTGATGGTGAGGTATTCGACCTTTTCATTACAACAGCACCTATCCCTGAtctaaatgagaaaattaatgTATTCGGACGCGTTATTAAGGGTGAAGATGTAGTCCAG GAAATCGAAGAAGCAGACACAGACGAGCATTATCGTCCTAAAACCCCCATAGGGATCACAGACGTCACCCTGAAAACAGAATAA
- the LOC125210828 gene encoding peptidyl-prolyl cis-trans isomerase CYP21-4-like isoform X2 yields MARIKPQALLQQSKKKKGPSGVSVVTIAIYGMVVVVMTFFLFASYRHWAQRSAYPTEDTFSSTEHDSSFGDSKKTDIPKYAVIQTSKGSVTVELYKEGSPEVVYEFVQACQNGRFKGMLFNRVIKNFVIQGGDVNRPGTTEDWTSRGKHYNQLDKSLKHEAFMLGTSKAKPDGEEIEEADTDEHYRPKTPIGITDVTLKTE; encoded by the exons ATGGCGAGGATCAAACCTCAAGCTCTCTTACAACAGagtaagaagaagaagggccCGAGTGGAGTCAGTGTTGTCACAATTGCAATTTACGGCATGGTGGTTGTTGTCATGacgttttttctttttgcttcATACAGACACTGGGCTCAAAG GTCAGCATATCCGACAGAGGATACGTTCTCAAGTACAGAG CATGATAGTTCATTTGGAGATTCAAAGAAAACTGATATCCCCAAATATGCT GTAATACAAACCTCAAAAGGCTCGGTTACTGTCGAACTCTACAAGGAAGGCTCTCCTGAAGTTGTTTACGAATTTGTTCAGGCGTG CCAAAATGGCCGCTTCAAAGGAATGCTCTTCAATCGTGTAATAAAGAACTTTGTAATTCAAGGAGGTGATGTCAATAGACCCGGAACCACTGAAGATTGGACTTCTAGGGGAAAGCATTACAATCAACTCGATAAAAG CCTTAAGCATGAAGCATTTATGCTGGGCACTTCCAAGGCAAAACCTGATGGTGAG GAAATCGAAGAAGCAGACACAGACGAGCATTATCGTCCTAAAACCCCCATAGGGATCACAGACGTCACCCTGAAAACAGAATAA
- the LOC125210856 gene encoding uncharacterized protein LOC125210856, with protein sequence MLLRAQPLWLLLIAAVLLFPARISSHHESGPWHCDSDAGIRIRSQFRPGVITVDGKVDDWRGVSGSDFALLPALDPDADKEYNAGRLTLKAVHDGNEAYFMLQIDGNYAYTQGDDTRCASVALMFQIGENATYHRMGGCEEEPTTCTNKTCRGHEVDIMHFSLGTAIPGRLYGGNPVDNKQGYGGDRFGHLIDLYGWNPHCRYLDGLGPSENDTSAQNDWQGSWWHSSLTDHSGFINEDSPYASVGQKGTYYFEFSRPLRTKDHLQQDAQFTIGRSSKVSAAFWYPEEGKPWHGSAHYSVSCDWILLDFVSADSSELTSASQGSSWDFATPFSLFFSVVALCLSIIVGHRLSTTTRTANFIPMENL encoded by the exons ATGCTTCTTCGAGCCCAGCCTCTCTGGCTTCTTCTCATCGCGGCTGTTTTGTTATTCCCGGCACGGATCAGCTCGCACCACGAATCCGGGCCGTGGCACTGCGACTCGGACGCTGGGATCCGAATCCGGTCCCAATTCCGGCCGGGCGTCATCACCGTCGACGGGAAGGTGGACGATTGGAGAGGCGTTTCCGGGTCGGATTTCGCACTATTGCCCGCTCTCGACCCCGATGCTGACAAGGAATACAATGCTGGCAGATTGACTCTCAAG GCAGTGCATGACGGGAACGAAGCGtattttatgttgcaaattgaTGGGAATTATGCCTACACTCAAGG TGACGATACTAGATGTGCATCCGTTGCTCTAATGTTTCAAATTGGTGAAAATGCAACCTACCATAGA ATGGGTGGCTGTGAGGAAGAACCAACTACTTGTACGAACAAGACTTGCCGAGGGCATGAAGTTGATATTATGCACTTCTCACTTGGAACTGCTATTCCTGGAAGACTATATGGCGGAAATCCAGTCGACAACAAACAAGGATATGGAGGTGACAg GTTCGGTCATTTGATCGATCTTTATGGCTGGAACCCGCATTGTAGATATCTTGATGGCCTTGGCCCTTCAG AAAATGACACCTCAGCACAGAATGACTGGCAAGGATCATGGTGGCACAGTAGCTTGACCGACCATTCGG GCTTTATAAACGAGGACAGCCCATATGCATCAGTAGGCCAAAAAGGAACAtactattttgaattttcaagaCCTCTGAGAACTAAGGATCATCTTCAGCAG GATGCTCAGTTCACCATTGGTAGATCAAGCAAGGTATCGGCTGCATTCTGGTACCCGGAGGAAGGCAAACCATGGCATGGGTCTGCTCATTACTCGGTTAGCTGTGATTGGATTCTTCTTGATTTCGTATCAGCAGACAGTTCTGAGCTCACCAGCGCTTCTCAAGGCAGCTCGTGGGACTTTGCCACgcccttctctctcttcttctctgtCGTGGCCCTCTGCCTCTCCATCATTGTAGGGCATCGACTTTCTACAACCACCAGAACAGCCAACTTCATCCCAATGGAAAATCTTTAG
- the LOC125213052 gene encoding pentatricopeptide repeat-containing protein GUN1, chloroplastic produces MASSTPPGHCTLTAAKPYQNHHLHHPHNHHPTSSHHHQSWRPPQVSLNNHAAAAVARPALPRLSDFSGRRSTRCVSKMHFGRPRSGSTSSRHSAAAEEALQLALSCGGGEVSNIDDILVEFQPKLRASDDYTFLLRELGNRGDWVNAMRCFEFAINLEKRRNEKGKLASSMISTLGRLGKADLAKNVFDVAVSEGYGNTVYAYSALISAYAKSGCCDEAIGVFRSMKDSGLKPNLVTYNALIDACGKGGADYKRASEIFNDMLENGVLPDRITYNSLLAVCSGAGLWEVARSLFDEMVHRRIDQDIYTYNTLLDAACSGGHIDVAFEIMATMAAKSVFPNEVTYSTMIRGCAKAGKMDRALNLFNEMKLAGIKLDRVSYNTLLSIYASLGRFDEAFAVGKEMESIGIKKDVVTYNSLLDGFGKQGMYDKVKELFVEMKRGNLCPNLLTYSALISGFCKGGLYKDATEAYTEFKRQGLKADVVFYSNLIDALCKKGLVESCALLLDEMMRDGIQPNVVTYNSIINAFGQTETVDYAEAQIESSNSLTYTNGKMVVKEDDRIIEVFKQLACGKSGNLKQDQRTRKDFRCVLGIFRKMHEMKIKPNVVTFSAILNACSRCNSFEEASLLLEELRLFDNQVYGVAYGLLMGHNEHTWSQALSLFDEVKRMDSSTASAFYNALTDMLWHFGQKRGAQLVVLEGKRREVWENTWTQSCIDLHLMSSGAARAMVHAWLLNIRSTVFEGHELPKLLSILTGWGKHSKVVGDGALKRAIEALLVSIGAPFQVAKCNIGRFVSTGAVVTAWLRESGTLEVLVLEDDRTLPRTRFGLLPNLQPLPL; encoded by the exons ATGGCCTCCTCAACTCCGCCAGGTCACTGTACACTCACCGCCGCCAAACCCTACCAGAACCACCACCTTCACCACCCTCACAACCACCACCCCACCTCCTCCCACCACCACCAGAGCTGGCGCCCCCCTCAGGTCTCTCTAAACAAccacgccgccgccgccgtcgccaGGCCCGCCCTCCCACGCCTCTCCGACTTCTCCGGCCGCCGCTCCACCAGATGCGTCTCAAAAATGCATTTCGGCCGCCCTAGGTCAGGTTCAACCTCCTCCCGCCACTCCGCCGCCGCGGAGGAGGCCCTTCAGCTCGCCCTCAGCTGTGGCGGCGGCGAGGTGAGTAACATCGATGATATCCTAGTTGAATTTCAGCCCAAGCTGCGCGCATCTGATGATTACACATTCTTGTTGAGGGAATTGGGGAATAGAGGGGATTGGGTCAACGCGATGAGATGCTTTGAATTCGCAATCAATCTTGAAAAGAGAAGGAATGAAAAGGGGAAACTAGCTAGCTCTATGATTAGTACTCTTGGTAGATTGGGGAAAGCTGATTTAGCTAAAAATGTGTTTGATGTTGCCGTCAGTGAGGGCTATGGCAACACCGTTTACGCCTATTCCGCTCTCATTAGCGCCTACGCGAAGAGCGGGTGCTGTGATGAGGCGATCGGGGTGTTTAGGAGTATGAAAGACTCGGGCTTGAAGCCGAATTTAGTGACTTATAATGCCTTGATAGATGCTTGTGGCAAAGGGGGGGCTGATTACAAGAGGGCTTCGGAGATATTCAATGATATGCTGGAAAACGGGGTTTTGCCCGATAGGATCACCTACAATTCGCTTCTTGCAGTTTGTAGTGGTGCGGGGCTGTGGGAGGTTGCGAGGAGCTTGTTTGATGAGATGGTGCATAGACGGATTGATCAAGATATATACACGTATAACACGTTATTGGATGCAGCGTGCAGTGGGGGGCACATTGATGTGGCTTTTGAGATAATGGCGACGATGGCTGCCAAGAGTGTGTTCCCTAATGAGGTGACGTATAGCACTATGATCCGTGGATGTGCCAAGGCAGGGAAGATGGACCGAGCACTGAATCTGTTCAATGAGATGAAGCTTGCTGGTATCAAGCTGGACCGGGTGTCCTACAACACCTTGCTGTCTATTTATGCGAGTCTTGGGAGATTCGACGAGGCTTTTGCTGTTGGGAAGGAGATGGAGAGCATCGGGATTAAGAAGGATGTTGTCACGTACAATTCCCTGTTGGATGGATTCGGGAAGCAGGGGATGTATGATAAGGTCAAAGAGCTGTTTGTGGAGATGAAACGAGGGAATCTGTGTCCTAACTTGCTAACTTATTCGGCTTTGATAAGTGGTTTTTGTAAAGGAGGTTTGTACAAAGACGCAACGGAAGCTTACACAGAATTCAAACGACAGGGCCTTAAGGCGGATGTTGTTTTCTACAGCAATCTGATTGATGCATTGTGCAAGAAGGGGCTGGTGGAATCATGTGCATTGTTGCTAGATGAGATGATGAGGGATGGGATCCAGCCTAATGTTGTCACCTACAATTCGATCATCAATGCCTTTGGTCAAACAGAAACTGTTGATTATGCTGAAGCTCAGATTGAATCCTCCAATTCACTAACTTATACTAATGGTAAGATGGTTGTTAAGGAAGATGACCGAATCATTGAAGTTTTTAAGCAGTTGGCTTGTGGTAAATCGGGAAATCTGAAGCAAGACCAGAGGACAAGAAAGGACTTCCGGTGTGTGTTAGGTATTTTCCGCAAGATGCATGAGATGAAAATAAAGCCGAATGTTGTTACTTTCTCAGCAATCCTAAATGCTTGCAG CCGGTGCAACTCATTCGAGGAAGCTTCGTTGCTGCTGGAGGAACTGCGGCTTTTTGATAATCAAGTTTATGGAGTGGCATATGGACTCCTAATGGGTCACAACGAGCACACTTGGTCCCAAGCTTTATCGCTCTTTGATGAGGTGAAGCGGATGGATTCCTCAACGGCTTCGGCTTTTTACAATGCTTTGACTGACATGCTGTGGCACTTTGGCCAG AAACGGGGCGCTCAGCTCGTTGTTCTTGAAGGTAAACGTCGAGAGGTTTGGGAAAACACCTGGACGCAGTCCTGCATTGATCTGCATCTCATGTCCTCAGGTGCTGCACGAGCAATGGTCCATGCCTGGTTGCTCAACATACGCTCAACTGTGTTCGAAGGCCACGAGCTGCCAAAGCTGCTAAG CATACTAACTGGATGGGGCAAGCACAGCAAGGTGGTGGGCGATGGAGCACTCAAGCGCGCGATAGAGGCGCTGCTGGTGAGCATAGGGGCGCCGTTTCAGGTGGCCAAGTGCAACATCGGGAGGTTCGTATCGACAGGGGCAGTGGTGACAGCGTGGCTGAGGGAGTCCGGCACGCTCGAGGTGCTCGTCCTTGAAGACGACAGAACTCTCCCACGCACGAGATTTGGGCTTCTTCCTAACTTGCAACCTTTGCCATTGTAG